The following proteins are co-located in the Pseudodesulfovibrio alkaliphilus genome:
- a CDS encoding glycosyltransferase — MIRIPFGSSIPVFCYHNVSEVDGHSPERFGEHLDAIEQAGFSTLSALDLLAVVRKEKKAPPKSVVLTFDDGHLSNWLTVVPELMRRGMTGTFFVLTDFIDPGPARTLADAPAMQAMPEALKAALGKGDHSQFVNEGEVRAMLEAGMEVFSHGCRHQGAFRSLRPLARMGEAHARWPAWGIYSDAGPDWPVFEDGSAYVYDGFWPRPGKAGRPRMVLRSPAERLDFCRRDFARSIERIRELNRLETQLFCWPWGHFCADAQAELERAGFAGAFTLERFVNARGTDPFRLSRIGVGRGKTGEWVRARLRMYGSAPAARVFFKFWRKRPEIRRVLYAADTHLVPGDGRQMLDNIRAMRDMGVDACALLDPASPLFRAVEESGAGVFPFSRFGDSAAAGAGLRKLVREEGVDVVHVFDGRAFRMGVLARLLGGRFRLVVNRDALSRSGGLFPLWTGAASGVICDWAGCAEALRRRGAPASRLSVVYDAYRGPDFGEPAPRRKRGTRLLYVGDGTGAKGFDVFLRAAARFCRAGDHRDVEFAAVGVREADMALFDHLLTPAVRERLRVVGEIPRHAVLEEMRASDVLVIPPRLADLPGSLLEGFSLGLPAVCTRVGGMTELVADGVNGLICESEDHDCLAAKMRQLVQDPAARFAMGRVGRAVVRTLLTPEVKAHALMRVYMGERLNAPLPVVELADSLPPLPGDPFGGCSHD, encoded by the coding sequence ATGATCCGAATCCCCTTCGGCAGTTCCATTCCGGTCTTTTGCTACCATAACGTCAGCGAGGTGGACGGCCACTCGCCAGAGCGCTTTGGCGAGCATCTCGACGCCATTGAGCAGGCCGGATTCAGCACCCTTTCGGCCCTGGACCTGCTGGCCGTGGTGCGCAAGGAAAAAAAGGCCCCGCCCAAATCCGTGGTTCTCACCTTTGACGACGGCCATTTGAGCAACTGGCTGACCGTGGTGCCCGAGCTGATGCGTCGGGGCATGACAGGCACATTCTTCGTCCTGACCGATTTCATCGATCCCGGTCCGGCTCGCACCCTGGCCGACGCCCCGGCCATGCAGGCCATGCCCGAGGCGCTCAAGGCGGCTCTCGGCAAGGGCGACCACTCCCAATTCGTCAACGAGGGCGAGGTGCGGGCCATGCTTGAGGCAGGCATGGAGGTTTTCTCCCACGGCTGCCGTCACCAGGGCGCGTTCCGCTCCCTGCGCCCCCTGGCCCGCATGGGCGAGGCCCACGCCCGCTGGCCCGCCTGGGGCATATACTCGGATGCCGGGCCGGACTGGCCCGTCTTCGAGGACGGCAGCGCCTATGTCTACGACGGTTTTTGGCCGCGCCCCGGCAAGGCGGGGCGGCCGCGCATGGTCCTGCGCTCCCCGGCCGAGCGTCTCGACTTCTGCCGCAGGGATTTCGCCCGCAGCATCGAGCGCATCCGCGAATTGAACCGGCTCGAAACCCAGCTCTTCTGCTGGCCCTGGGGACATTTTTGCGCCGATGCCCAGGCCGAGCTGGAGCGGGCAGGGTTTGCCGGGGCCTTTACCCTGGAGCGCTTTGTCAACGCCCGCGGCACAGACCCCTTCCGCCTCAGCCGCATCGGCGTGGGGCGGGGCAAGACCGGGGAATGGGTCCGGGCCAGATTGCGGATGTACGGCTCGGCCCCTGCGGCCCGGGTCTTCTTCAAGTTCTGGCGCAAGCGGCCGGAGATCCGCCGGGTGCTCTATGCCGCCGATACCCATCTTGTGCCCGGCGACGGCCGCCAGATGCTCGACAACATCAGGGCCATGCGGGACATGGGCGTGGATGCCTGCGCCCTGCTTGATCCGGCCTCGCCCCTGTTCCGGGCGGTCGAGGAAAGCGGGGCCGGGGTTTTCCCCTTTTCGCGGTTCGGGGACTCTGCTGCCGCCGGGGCGGGGCTGCGCAAGCTGGTCCGGGAGGAGGGGGTTGACGTGGTCCACGTTTTCGACGGCCGGGCCTTTAGGATGGGTGTGCTGGCCCGGCTCCTGGGCGGCCGGTTCCGGCTTGTCGTCAACCGGGATGCCCTCTCCCGGTCCGGCGGTCTTTTTCCCCTTTGGACCGGGGCGGCAAGCGGCGTTATCTGCGACTGGGCCGGATGCGCCGAGGCGCTACGCAGACGCGGGGCACCCGCCAGCCGGTTGAGCGTGGTGTACGATGCCTACCGCGGCCCTGACTTCGGCGAGCCGGCGCCGCGCCGCAAGCGGGGGACGCGCCTGCTGTATGTGGGCGACGGGACCGGGGCCAAGGGGTTTGACGTGTTTCTGCGGGCAGCGGCCCGGTTCTGCCGGGCGGGCGATCATCGCGATGTGGAATTCGCGGCGGTGGGTGTGCGCGAGGCCGATATGGCTCTGTTCGACCACTTGCTCACCCCGGCGGTGCGCGAGCGGCTGCGCGTGGTCGGGGAGATCCCCCGTCACGCCGTGCTTGAAGAGATGCGGGCCTCGGACGTGCTGGTCATACCCCCGCGCCTTGCAGATCTGCCAGGCTCCTTGCTTGAAGGCTTCAGCCTGGGCTTGCCTGCGGTCTGCACACGGGTGGGCGGCATGACCGAGCTGGTGGCTGACGGGGTCAACGGCCTGATCTGCGAGAGCGAGGACCATGACTGCCTTGCCGCGAAGATGCGCCAGCTGGTCCAGGACCCTGCCGCCCGTTTTGCCATGGGCCGGGTCGGGCGGGCTGTGGTCCGCACCCTGCTCACGCCCGAGGTCAAGGCCCATGCCCTGATGCGCGTCTACATGGGCGAGCGGCTGAACGCCCCGCTGCCGGTGGTCGAACTGGCCGACTCCCTGCCCCCCCTGCCGGGCGATCCCTTTGGCGGATGTTCCCATGACTGA
- a CDS encoding response regulator, translating into MLRFFHGSIRKKLVILVLLATLPPFAVIAFNEMAARQHILEMAGKDTATLLRGYTEVQRRVADSTRALLTTVAVLPAMQDANPDAVHAILAALISANPIYTNAFLLDLDGRVVAGSLPGLHDFDFSDRKHVIEVKRTGAFSAGEYVVGRAIHKPIFPFAVPVFDPRGEMRGSIIIGVDLTHFGELFDQASFPPGSFVGICDHAGRRLFRHPANDATPPGTPIRDEVFLAASQGDAPGFIRAKGSDGPRRIVAFEQVRLGPDGPPYMYMFMGFQESEVLRQINDQAVLGGVTIAVSLALALLLAWYAGGRALARNLERLADAACRVGSSGTMQSSGIDYNDGEMGQLGKAFDTMGRLLEEREAERNEALARLSESEEHYRTLLENNPAGICLVDPNTMTIEFANPAFLRLLGLGPEDVGAVRIGDIHPPEDLEAISEGFRRHSTQDMIFSAAVPCLTRSGERILVDISSARVRVYGRMLLAGFFTDITERKRFEDALVVAKEAAEQANRAKDEFLANISHEVRTPLNGVMGMLQLLRATARGGEQRGYADVAIQSSRNLLRVLNDVLDFSKIEAGKLDLYEEPFDLAGLMRQCMSLFRLQADEKGLVLEHGIDDSARACYIGDEGRIRQVLFNLLGNAIKFTASGSITLEAYALPHREPGRERLFFSVADTGSGIPDAKIDYIFDAFTQVDGSLARKYQGVGLGLPIVKRLVRLMNGSMVVDSELGVGTTILFNVAVRIPERGVCARVEPEEAAAGANPLRILLVEDERVNMLMAKKLLESLGHAVTCAENGERCLEILRHDRFDVVLMDIQMPVMNGMEVTRLIRASEDFRHVADIPIVALTAHATHRDREAALEAGMNDYVSKPFEKEHLEATLQRVVAG; encoded by the coding sequence ATGCTGAGGTTTTTTCACGGTTCGATCCGCAAGAAGCTGGTCATCCTCGTGCTCCTTGCCACGCTGCCGCCCTTTGCGGTCATCGCCTTCAATGAGATGGCCGCCCGGCAGCACATCCTGGAGATGGCGGGCAAGGACACCGCCACGCTGCTGCGCGGGTACACCGAGGTGCAGCGGCGGGTGGCCGACTCCACCAGGGCTTTGCTTACGACCGTGGCCGTCTTGCCTGCGATGCAGGACGCCAACCCGGACGCCGTGCATGCCATCCTGGCCGCGCTCATCTCGGCCAACCCCATTTACACGAACGCCTTTCTTCTGGATCTGGACGGGCGCGTGGTGGCCGGAAGCCTGCCCGGCCTGCACGACTTCGATTTTTCCGACCGCAAGCATGTCATCGAGGTGAAGCGGACCGGCGCATTCTCGGCTGGAGAGTATGTCGTGGGGCGGGCCATTCACAAGCCCATTTTCCCCTTTGCAGTGCCTGTGTTTGACCCCCGAGGCGAAATGCGGGGAAGCATCATCATCGGCGTGGACCTGACTCACTTCGGAGAGCTGTTCGATCAGGCGTCTTTCCCGCCCGGTTCCTTTGTGGGCATTTGCGATCACGCCGGGCGCAGGCTTTTCCGCCATCCGGCCAACGACGCCACGCCGCCGGGCACACCCATCCGCGACGAGGTCTTTCTGGCGGCCAGCCAGGGCGATGCGCCGGGTTTCATCCGGGCCAAGGGCTCGGACGGACCGCGCCGCATCGTGGCTTTCGAGCAGGTCCGGTTGGGGCCGGACGGGCCGCCCTACATGTATATGTTCATGGGCTTTCAGGAATCCGAGGTGCTCCGGCAGATCAATGATCAGGCCGTGCTGGGCGGAGTGACCATCGCCGTGTCCCTGGCACTGGCCCTGCTCCTGGCGTGGTACGCGGGCGGCCGCGCCCTGGCCCGCAACCTCGAGAGGCTGGCCGACGCCGCCTGCCGGGTGGGCTCCAGCGGCACCATGCAGTCAAGCGGCATCGACTACAACGACGGCGAGATGGGCCAGCTGGGCAAGGCGTTCGATACCATGGGGAGGCTGCTCGAAGAGCGCGAGGCCGAGCGCAACGAGGCCCTGGCACGCCTCTCGGAGAGCGAGGAGCATTATCGGACGCTGCTGGAGAACAATCCGGCGGGCATCTGCCTTGTGGACCCGAACACCATGACCATCGAGTTCGCCAACCCGGCCTTTTTGCGTCTGCTGGGCCTCGGGCCGGAAGACGTGGGCGCGGTCAGGATCGGTGACATCCACCCTCCCGAGGATTTGGAAGCCATTTCCGAGGGGTTCAGGCGGCACAGCACCCAGGACATGATTTTCAGCGCGGCCGTGCCCTGCCTGACCCGCTCGGGCGAGCGCATCCTGGTGGACATCTCTTCGGCAAGGGTCAGGGTGTACGGCCGGATGCTCCTGGCCGGATTCTTCACCGACATCACCGAGCGCAAGCGGTTCGAGGACGCCCTGGTGGTGGCCAAGGAGGCGGCAGAGCAGGCCAACCGGGCCAAGGACGAGTTCCTGGCCAATATCAGCCACGAGGTGCGTACCCCCCTCAACGGCGTCATGGGCATGCTCCAGCTCCTCAGGGCCACGGCTCGGGGCGGCGAGCAGCGGGGCTATGCGGATGTGGCCATCCAGTCTTCGCGCAATCTGCTGCGCGTCCTCAACGATGTCCTGGATTTCTCCAAGATCGAGGCGGGCAAGCTCGACCTGTACGAGGAGCCCTTCGATCTGGCCGGACTCATGCGCCAGTGCATGAGCCTCTTCAGGCTCCAGGCCGACGAAAAGGGCCTTGTGCTCGAACACGGCATCGATGATTCGGCACGGGCCTGCTACATCGGCGACGAGGGGCGCATCCGTCAGGTGCTCTTCAACCTGCTTGGCAATGCCATCAAGTTCACGGCTTCCGGCTCCATCACCCTTGAGGCCTATGCCCTGCCTCACCGGGAGCCGGGGCGCGAGCGGCTCTTCTTTTCCGTGGCCGACACCGGGTCGGGCATACCCGACGCCAAGATCGACTATATCTTCGACGCCTTCACCCAGGTGGACGGCTCCCTTGCCCGCAAGTATCAGGGCGTGGGGCTCGGACTACCCATCGTCAAGCGTCTGGTCCGGCTCATGAACGGTTCCATGGTGGTGGACAGCGAGCTTGGGGTGGGCACCACCATTCTCTTCAACGTGGCGGTCCGCATCCCCGAGCGGGGGGTGTGCGCCAGGGTGGAGCCCGAAGAGGCGGCCGCCGGAGCCAATCCCTTGCGCATCCTGCTGGTGGAGGACGAGCGGGTGAACATGCTCATGGCCAAAAAACTGCTCGAAAGCCTGGGACATGCCGTGACCTGCGCCGAAAACGGCGAGCGGTGCCTTGAGATTCTCCGCCATGACCGATTCGATGTCGTGCTCATGGACATTCAGATGCCGGTCATGAACGGCATGGAGGTCACCCGCCTTATCCGGGCCTCCGAGGATTTCCGCCATGTGGCAGACATCCCCATCGTGGCCCTTACGGCACACGCCACCCACCGGGACCGCGAGGCCGCCCTTGAGGCCGGCATGAACGACTATGTGAGCAAGCCCTTTGAGAAGGAGCATCTCGAAGCCACTCTGCAACGCGTTGTCGCCGGGTGA
- a CDS encoding response regulator — protein MPLKILVIDDERPTLSMFRLMLDAYGFEVFTAENGEEGIALFREHAMPIVLTDIKMPGMDGLEVLARIKELSPATEVIIITGHGDMDLAIKALGLDATDFINKPIRKPALDAALGRARERIDLAKSREEDFLVRQRDGVGIIDIRGAVNSGSEARLKAAFDEAGTGPTGVVLSFSKSTSINGAGIALMTQLLLDCRKAGTAVAMAGLSDNFRQVLSMVGMTTLAPLYDTEEDALASLRTEPRSDP, from the coding sequence ATGCCACTCAAGATTCTGGTCATCGACGACGAGCGACCGACCCTGTCCATGTTCAGGCTCATGCTGGATGCCTACGGATTCGAGGTCTTCACGGCCGAGAACGGGGAAGAGGGCATAGCCCTGTTCCGCGAGCACGCCATGCCCATCGTCCTCACGGACATCAAGATGCCGGGCATGGACGGGCTGGAGGTGCTGGCCCGGATCAAGGAACTGTCGCCCGCCACCGAGGTGATCATCATCACCGGCCACGGGGACATGGACCTGGCCATCAAGGCGCTGGGCCTCGACGCCACGGATTTCATCAACAAGCCCATCCGCAAGCCCGCCCTCGACGCCGCCCTGGGACGCGCCCGGGAGCGCATCGATCTGGCCAAAAGCCGGGAGGAGGATTTTCTGGTGCGCCAGCGCGACGGCGTGGGGATCATTGATATCCGAGGGGCGGTCAACTCCGGCTCCGAGGCCCGGCTCAAGGCCGCCTTTGACGAGGCGGGCACCGGCCCGACCGGAGTGGTACTGTCCTTTTCCAAGAGCACCTCCATCAACGGAGCGGGCATCGCCCTTATGACCCAGCTGCTGCTGGACTGTCGCAAGGCCGGGACAGCCGTGGCCATGGCCGGGCTTTCCGACAACTTCAGACAGGTGCTGTCCATGGTCGGCATGACCACCCTTGCCCCCCTGTACGACACCGAGGAAGACGCCCTGGCGTCTCTTCGCACCGAGCCAAGGAGCGACCCATGA
- a CDS encoding MauE/DoxX family redox-associated membrane protein — translation MIGLLRRILTHPWLALAFRLYIGGLFVYAAMYKINYAAEFSETIASYRLAPYWAVNALAVFMPWIEIVCGALLILGVRVRSAAAVIAAMLAVFTVAIFINLLRGAPISCGCFKTIEDPISWWTVLRDLGWITMTLHVYRYDAVLQADRLFLGKLGRIGS, via the coding sequence ATGATCGGACTGCTCCGGCGCATCCTGACCCACCCCTGGCTGGCCCTGGCCTTCCGCCTCTACATCGGCGGTCTCTTCGTCTATGCGGCCATGTACAAGATCAACTACGCCGCCGAGTTCAGCGAGACCATCGCCTCCTACCGGCTCGCGCCCTACTGGGCGGTCAACGCCCTGGCCGTGTTCATGCCGTGGATCGAGATCGTCTGCGGCGCACTGCTCATCCTCGGGGTACGGGTCCGTTCTGCGGCCGCGGTCATTGCCGCCATGCTCGCGGTATTCACCGTGGCCATATTCATCAACCTGCTGCGGGGCGCACCCATCAGCTGCGGCTGTTTCAAGACCATCGAGGACCCCATCAGCTGGTGGACCGTGCTGCGCGACCTGGGCTGGATAACCATGACGCTCCATGTCTACAGGTACGACGCGGTCCTCCAGGCGGACAGGCTCTTCCTCGGCAAGCTCGGGAGGATCGGATCATGA
- a CDS encoding peroxiredoxin family protein, whose protein sequence is MTRAHRILPLLLAILLWASPAPAGPPKAGDTLPPFTMPPLAVEEDAAELGLTANAPFTLADLPTPYTLMEIIGVYCPVCHEMSPQLTRLAKRLKRAGLDSRITLIGIAAGGTSMEVRYIRQREYAFPIAHDTGYEIHKLLGEPKTPFTMIVDRSGKVRYAHLGMIDDMDELFRRIQALEE, encoded by the coding sequence ATGACCCGAGCGCACCGCATCCTGCCCCTGCTGCTGGCCATTCTTCTGTGGGCCTCCCCCGCCCCGGCCGGACCGCCCAAGGCGGGCGACACCCTGCCGCCCTTCACCATGCCCCCCCTGGCCGTGGAGGAAGACGCGGCAGAGTTGGGGCTGACCGCCAACGCCCCCTTCACCCTCGCCGACCTGCCGACCCCTTACACACTCATGGAGATCATCGGGGTGTACTGTCCTGTCTGCCACGAAATGTCGCCGCAATTGACACGGCTCGCCAAACGCCTCAAACGGGCCGGGCTCGACTCGCGCATCACCCTGATCGGCATCGCCGCAGGCGGCACGAGCATGGAAGTACGCTATATCCGCCAACGCGAGTACGCCTTTCCCATCGCCCACGACACCGGGTATGAAATCCACAAGCTGCTGGGCGAGCCCAAAACCCCGTTCACCATGATCGTGGATCGCAGCGGCAAGGTCCGCTACGCCCACCTGGGCATGATTGACGACATGGACGAACTCTTCAGACGCATCCAGGCACTGGAAGAATGA
- a CDS encoding rhodanese-like domain-containing protein — protein MSSDRPTDPLSAGPGRTEGPAPESERRLFHLKTLFEAATELSDLTDTGSTLRRFLPVVMGPLGLTFGLGIVVGPDRVEVESLGLMPDDRKRCELAGVGLADRFFQDEPQTAPPPRPTMLTGPHLASDPSLPAGTSAVVAMRLDCDSRGLLILGPRLTKTPYSQDEIELIQGLTDILSTALKRACADERVQTLNASLSENNACLTQALGRMEQARDELDRQAFRLRTLYETSLELSSLNDPKAILDAFLLTLMGTFGFSRGWIGLHGPRAGQVDTAYRGPDPDEAEAVASDKGREKILARFVELKDRMPRANQTELLDDRKAVAALPARADTAVLFSLDQEWHGAIGLAEPLPDQGLHPQGVQFLRSLLGIFIVTLGNAWHGRQVRELNTALTVRNAELQATLDALTRAREEVTVQTEARERIVGLVRGEVARAWRASWLDAWVMILAGVVLGVLFNSASPGGIELVPKSLFAPPPALVAAHEARRMAEAGQAVLIDARPADFHRQEAIPGSVNLPKDLFDFVYSMKLASLDPETPLLVYGRTISRHYDADVARELELLGHQSVMVLKGGLQAWKRAGYEVTR, from the coding sequence ATGAGCAGCGACCGCCCCACGGACCCCTTGTCGGCTGGACCGGGCCGCACCGAAGGCCCGGCCCCGGAAAGCGAACGCCGACTGTTCCACCTCAAGACCCTGTTCGAGGCGGCTACCGAGCTTTCGGACCTGACCGATACGGGGTCCACCCTGCGCCGGTTCCTGCCGGTGGTCATGGGGCCGCTGGGTCTTACCTTCGGCCTTGGGATCGTGGTCGGTCCTGACCGGGTCGAAGTCGAGAGCCTCGGGCTGATGCCCGACGACAGAAAGCGCTGTGAGCTGGCCGGGGTCGGATTGGCGGACAGGTTCTTCCAGGACGAGCCCCAAACCGCCCCGCCGCCGCGCCCCACGATGCTGACCGGCCCGCATCTGGCCAGCGACCCCTCCCTGCCCGCCGGAACCAGCGCAGTGGTTGCCATGCGGCTCGACTGCGACTCCCGCGGGCTGCTGATCCTCGGCCCCAGGCTCACGAAAACCCCTTACAGCCAGGATGAAATCGAACTGATCCAAGGGCTGACGGACATCCTCTCCACCGCCCTGAAGCGGGCCTGCGCCGACGAACGCGTCCAGACCCTCAACGCCTCCCTGAGCGAAAACAATGCCTGCCTCACCCAGGCCCTCGGACGCATGGAACAGGCCCGCGACGAGCTGGACCGTCAGGCGTTCCGGCTGCGCACCCTGTACGAGACCTCCCTGGAGCTTTCGAGTCTCAACGACCCCAAGGCCATTCTCGACGCCTTCCTGCTGACCCTGATGGGCACCTTCGGCTTCTCCCGCGGCTGGATCGGTCTGCACGGCCCCCGGGCCGGACAGGTCGACACCGCCTATCGCGGCCCCGACCCGGACGAGGCCGAGGCCGTGGCCTCGGACAAGGGCCGGGAAAAGATTTTGGCCCGATTCGTGGAACTCAAGGACAGGATGCCCCGAGCCAACCAGACGGAACTGCTCGACGATAGGAAAGCCGTGGCCGCCCTGCCCGCCCGGGCAGACACGGCGGTACTCTTCTCCCTCGATCAGGAGTGGCACGGAGCCATCGGACTCGCCGAGCCTCTCCCGGACCAGGGCCTGCACCCCCAGGGAGTGCAATTTCTGCGCTCGCTGCTCGGCATCTTCATCGTCACCCTGGGCAATGCCTGGCACGGCAGACAGGTCCGGGAACTGAACACGGCCCTCACCGTCCGCAATGCGGAGCTGCAGGCCACCCTGGACGCCCTGACCCGGGCCAGGGAGGAGGTCACGGTCCAAACCGAAGCCAGGGAGCGCATCGTCGGGCTGGTCCGGGGCGAGGTGGCCCGCGCCTGGCGCGCCTCCTGGCTCGACGCCTGGGTGATGATCCTGGCCGGAGTGGTACTGGGCGTCCTGTTCAACTCCGCCAGTCCCGGCGGCATCGAGCTGGTGCCCAAGTCCCTCTTCGCCCCGCCCCCCGCCCTGGTCGCAGCCCACGAAGCCAGACGCATGGCCGAAGCGGGCCAAGCCGTGCTCATCGACGCCCGACCGGCAGACTTTCACCGCCAGGAGGCCATTCCCGGCTCCGTGAACCTGCCCAAGGACCTGTTTGATTTCGTCTACTCCATGAAGCTGGCCTCCCTCGACCCCGAGACCCCGCTGCTCGTCTACGGCAGGACCATCAGCCGCCACTACGATGCGGACGTGGCCCGCGAACTGGAACTCCTCGGCCACCAGAGCGTCATGGTCCTCAAGGGCGGCCTGCAGGCATGGAAACGGGCCGGATACGAGGTGACCCGATGA
- a CDS encoding glycosyltransferase yields the protein MTDEHGAGRPGHGPIAALWDSLPEPLKHKLLPGFTGKRHLLDVAGWCLRSGNPGLTPVAVDAVRTAFGENPLDGAMAKELLAVEPLRQLLPEPTRRSLAGLASLWRRPESIAYYHRLLARRDFERTLDFIEQSAAREPENLFWREQAVAMGLVGNAPDRAESVALAGFPSLPEMAPLKDCAAARILAFRGRGADAARLYRQTADVFGPAFAGVGAGLALLAEGDRASASLLLIGGLRHAPWNTSLLLRLYDLLAGHDEEVRPLGGSVAVLLYSWNKAVELDATLRSLLQSELAGASLFVLDNGSTDGTAEVLRSWQTRFDSRLGPGRFTVLTLPVNIGAPAARNWLMRLQAVARHDFACYLDDDVEIPSDWLLRLGAAVHHYPEAGVWGCKVVDHANGALIQSADSHLLVDEDGPPPDLSRLAPNPFRLSDLHIQTLDCGLLDILRPCASVTGCCHLFRTRDLLEVGDFAIHLSPSQYDDMERDLRLCEAGRFPVYQGHLGVRHRKRTGAASRVSDREEGNALGNKYKMQTMHERSALVAAMHAERALLDADLWRKLGLVERALLG from the coding sequence ATGACTGACGAACACGGCGCGGGCCGTCCCGGCCACGGACCCATCGCCGCCCTCTGGGATTCGCTGCCAGAGCCGCTCAAGCACAAGCTGCTGCCGGGGTTCACCGGCAAGCGCCATCTGCTTGATGTGGCGGGCTGGTGCCTGCGCTCCGGCAATCCGGGACTGACCCCGGTGGCCGTGGACGCGGTGCGGACCGCCTTTGGGGAGAATCCTCTGGACGGGGCAATGGCCAAGGAACTGCTGGCGGTCGAACCGCTGCGTCAACTGCTGCCGGAGCCCACCCGTCGCTCCCTTGCCGGGCTGGCCTCCCTCTGGCGCAGGCCGGAGAGCATCGCCTACTATCATCGGCTGCTGGCCCGGCGCGATTTTGAACGAACGCTGGATTTCATCGAGCAGTCCGCAGCCCGTGAGCCGGAAAACCTTTTCTGGCGCGAACAGGCCGTGGCCATGGGGCTTGTGGGCAACGCCCCTGACCGGGCAGAGTCCGTGGCGCTTGCGGGGTTTCCGTCCTTGCCCGAGATGGCTCCGCTCAAGGACTGCGCGGCTGCCCGCATCCTGGCCTTCCGGGGGCGCGGGGCCGACGCGGCCCGTCTCTATCGACAGACGGCAGACGTGTTCGGCCCGGCCTTTGCCGGAGTCGGCGCGGGGCTGGCCCTGCTCGCCGAGGGGGACCGAGCCTCTGCCAGTCTGCTCCTGATCGGCGGTTTGCGTCATGCCCCCTGGAATACCAGTCTGCTCCTACGGCTCTATGATTTGCTGGCCGGGCATGATGAGGAGGTGCGCCCCTTGGGCGGAAGCGTGGCTGTGCTGCTCTATTCCTGGAACAAGGCCGTGGAGCTGGACGCCACCCTGCGCTCGCTGCTTCAGTCCGAGCTGGCCGGGGCGTCCCTCTTTGTCCTGGACAATGGCTCCACCGACGGCACGGCAGAAGTGCTGCGCTCCTGGCAGACGCGGTTTGATTCGCGTCTGGGCCCCGGCCGGTTCACGGTCCTTACCCTGCCGGTCAACATCGGTGCGCCCGCTGCCCGCAACTGGCTGATGCGCCTCCAGGCCGTGGCCCGGCACGACTTTGCCTGCTATTTGGACGACGATGTGGAGATCCCCTCTGACTGGCTGCTGCGTCTTGGCGCGGCCGTGCACCATTATCCCGAGGCAGGGGTGTGGGGCTGCAAGGTGGTCGATCACGCCAACGGAGCCCTGATCCAGAGCGCAGACAGCCATCTGCTGGTGGACGAGGACGGCCCGCCGCCCGACCTGTCGCGTCTGGCCCCCAATCCTTTCCGTCTCTCGGACCTGCATATCCAGACCCTGGATTGCGGGCTCCTGGACATCCTGCGTCCTTGCGCCTCGGTCACGGGCTGCTGCCATCTCTTCCGTACCCGAGACCTTCTTGAGGTCGGCGATTTCGCCATCCACCTCTCGCCCTCCCAGTACGATGACATGGAGCGGGACCTGCGGCTGTGCGAGGCCGGGCGGTTTCCTGTCTACCAGGGGCACCTGGGCGTGCGCCACAGGAAGCGCACGGGCGCGGCCTCGCGTGTGTCGGACCGGGAGGAGGGCAACGCCCTGGGCAACAAGTACAAGATGCAGACCATGCACGAGCGCTCCGCTCTGGTGGCGGCCATGCACGCCGAACGGGCCCTGCTCGATGCCGACCTGTGGCGCAAGCTCGGGCTGGTGGAGCGGGCGTTGCTGGGGTGA